One stretch of Meiothermus cerbereus DSM 11376 DNA includes these proteins:
- a CDS encoding adenylate kinase encodes MVVAEAVIFLGPPGAGKGTQAKRLANEMGFRQLSTGDILRSHVARGTELGQQAKPLMEAGKLVPDEIILGLIAEELAEMSDPRVIFDGFPRTLAQAEALDRLLAERKIRLLGVLLVTAPEEELVRRLLGRALEEGRSDDNENTIRARMVEYRQKTQPLVDYYQKTGYLKEINGLGRVDEVYQAIQEALGVRAS; translated from the coding sequence TTGGTGGTGGCAGAGGCGGTGATTTTTTTGGGCCCCCCGGGGGCGGGCAAGGGTACCCAGGCCAAGCGCTTGGCGAATGAGATGGGGTTTCGCCAGCTATCTACAGGTGATATCCTCCGTAGTCACGTGGCCAGAGGTACCGAACTGGGGCAGCAAGCCAAGCCTTTGATGGAGGCTGGAAAGCTAGTGCCTGACGAGATTATTCTGGGCCTGATTGCTGAAGAGCTGGCCGAAATGTCTGACCCCAGGGTCATTTTTGACGGGTTTCCCCGTACCCTAGCTCAGGCTGAGGCCCTCGACCGATTGCTGGCCGAACGCAAGATTCGCCTCCTGGGTGTGCTGCTTGTAACGGCGCCGGAAGAAGAGCTGGTTCGCAGGCTTTTGGGGCGGGCCCTGGAAGAGGGCCGTTCGGACGATAACGAAAACACCATTCGGGCCCGCATGGTGGAGTACCGCCAGAAAACCCAGCCTCTGGTGGACTACTACCAAAAGACCGGATATCTCAAGGAAATCAACGGGTTGGGCAGGGTGGACGAGGTGTACCAGGCTATTCAGGAGGCGCTCGGCGTTCGGGCCTCTTAA